The sequence below is a genomic window from Dermacentor andersoni chromosome 6, qqDerAnde1_hic_scaffold, whole genome shotgun sequence.
GACAGCTGAAGTACGCGGCATTGGTTAAACCGGCTTCCACATCTTCGCGCCTACGAAGCGGGAAATGCTGCCGCTTTATGTACTTGTTAACAGCTCTGGGGTCCATGCACACCCgcagcgtgccatctttcttttttgccagaaCTAAAGGACTGGCCCAGTCGGTAGGCTCGTTCACTTTAACAATTATGCCAGCACGTACCATTCTTTCAAGTTCCTTTTTTAGAGGCTCTTCCAGTGCCAAAGGAACTCGTCGAGCTGGTTGCACGACTGTCACCGCTTCAGGTTGCAGGACCATGCTGTATGCCTGCTGCAAACAACCTAGGCCCTCGAAGAGATGCCTGAAATTCTTGAGAAGTCCGTCATTGGAAATTTTGTCTACGGCGCCTACTTTACGCTGGACCAGCCCCAAAGCCTCACTAGCTTCCAGCCCAAGTATGGCCTGACGGCCATTTTTCACAAGAAAAAATGTGACCGTAGCAGAAGTATTACGAAGCCTTACTTCCTGCGTAGACGTTCCATAGCACGCTATGGTACTGCCGTTATGCGCCCTCATCACCGAATTTGTTGGCTTCCACTCTTCAGCTCCCCTCAGTTGGCGGTAAATTGACATGGGAAATAGGCTTGCCTGCGACCCCGTGTCCACATTAAAGCTTATCTCGCGATTTCGAACTTGTGCATTAACCGTCCAATCCCTTCCGTGACTAGATGTCGTGATCTCGAGAATGTCGAAGTCCTCGTCTTGATGTTTTTTTACTTCGCTGACTACCGCTGACGCGCAACTACTTGCAAAGTGCTTCAGCTTGTGGCACAAACGACACCTCTTTCCAAACGCTGGGCATTGCTTAGGTTTATGCCAGCTGTTGCACTTACGACAGTGAAATTGTTCTTTTCCTTGCTTCCGCTCGTGTGAAGGGTGGCGCCGTGCGCCTAGATACGGCATCGACTCTGTCTTCCCCGCTACGCCATACTTCGTTTCGCTGTGCTGCCGTCTCCGCTGCTTTACACATTTCTTCTGCTTTTTGCAAAGTCAGTTGGTTGTCACGAAGCATTTTATCCTGTAGTCTAGGATCATGCGTGCCAAATACGATCTGGTCCCTTATCATGGATTCTTGCAAAGCGCCAAAATTACACTGCGCTGCTTGCTTTTTCAGGTCAAGAACAAATTCTTCAAATAGTTCACCCTCCGCTTGCTTTCTTGAACGGAATACATATCTCTCGTGCACTTTATTGCTCACTTCGGCACAATAGGCATCAAATTTCCTCACCACTGTACTGTAGTCGGTCTTGTCTTCATCCAGCGCGAACAAGTTGTTGAAGACGTCCAGCGCGTCGTCACCCGCCATGCTCAGCAGGTGGGCTGCCTTCGACGCTTCCGTTTTCGGCTGGTCCTTTGTCGCCGTTGCCTGCAGAAATAACTAAAATTTCTGCTTAGAACGCTTCCAGTTTTCCGTGACGTTACCCGCCAGCCGCAGTGGCTGTggtgccttcatcatcatcatcatcatcatcatcagcagcagcagcagcagcagcagcagcagcctggttatgcccactgcagggcaaaggcctctcccatacttctccaactaccccggtaatgtactaatcgtggccatgttgtgcctgcaaacttcttaatctcatccgcccacctaactttctgccgcccactgctacgctttccttcccttggaatccattccgtaactcttaatgaccatcggttatcttccctcctcattacgtgtcctgcccatgcccatttctttttctagatttcaactaagatatcattacctcgcgtttgtttcgtcacccaatctgctcttttcttatcccttaacgttacacccatcattattctttccgtagctcgttgcgccgtcctcaatttaaggagagaccttttcgtaagcccccaggtttctgctccgtacgtgagtactggtaagagacagctgttataaacttttctcttgagggataatggcaacctgctgttcatgatctgagaatgcctgccaaatgcactccagcccattcttattcttctgattatttcagtctcatgatctggatccgcagtcactacctgtcctaagtagatgtattcccttaccacttccagtgcctcactacctattgtaaactgctgttccgttctgagactgttaaacattacttcagttttctgcacaataattttcagacccactcttcggctttgcctctccaggtcagtgagcatgcattgcagttggtcccctgagttactaagctaggcgatatcatcagcgaatcgcaagttaataaggtattctccattaactcttatccccaattcttcccaatccaggtctctgaatacctcctgtaaacacgctgtgaatagcattggagagatcgtatctcccggcctgacgcctttctttattgggattttgttgctttctttatggaggactacggtggctgtggagccgctatagatatctttcagtatttttacatacggctcgtctacaccctgattccacaatgcctccatgattgctgaggtttcgactaaatcaaacgctttctcgtaatcaacgaaagctatatagaaaggttggttatattccgcacatttttctatcacctaattgatcgtgtgaatatggtctattgttgagtagcgtttacggaatcctgcctggtcctttggttgacggaagtctaaggtgttcctgattctatttgcaattaccttagtaaatactttgtaggcaaccgacagtaaactgatcagtctataatttttcaagtctttggcgtcccctttcttatggattaggattatgttagcgtttttccaagattccggtacgcccgaagtcatgaggcattgcgtatacagggtggccagtcctTCAGCAAGTCCATAACGCGTTCTTCGCGGGTATGATTCCCCTCAGGCGTCGACAGGCAGCGGAgcaacttctgacaccatgtaaggTGCCAAGGGAGACGACGCTTGCAGCAGCATTGTCAGTGCAGGAAAGAGCCAAGGTTTATTGAGAGCGTGCCTTATAGAGACGTCAATGTAGCGCGCTGTACATACTGCGCATCACCGATGCGCATCCGCGCTGATATAATCAGTACACGTGTCCGATACAATATTGATACTTGATAGTATCGGGTGGTAATAGAGGGCtcctgtgcacgccgttgacacacCGGCTGATACACGGGCTTTCAGACGTGaatgacagacggccgtgtccctggccttgtgcacagcactcctttattctcaattcgacactctcgccgctaacacaccttccctcgtgtCCGCACCCACCCGTTTACGCCCTCtcctctttagaagaaccccacatATATATAatgtggcgaggaaagcacatgtcgccttgaagacaaggccacttgtcaaaacgttggctcctgctttcccttgttctcgtgttgctcatcaTCCTGGTTAGTTCGATGTTATTTCTGGTGCACGGAAACATagatctgtgtttttttttcctagttATCGTTAGGGCAGCAGATTTATTAACCTTAAGGGTCACTTGCCAATCAGCGCACCATTTAGAAATGGAGACCAATGCCTCATTTAAGGTTACGTGGTCCTCAGGGGTGCTAAGTTCTTCGTAGAGTGTATAATTATGTGCGAAAAACCAAACCTTTACGCGTATGCTAGATGGTAAATACCTGACAAAAGTTTTAAAAATTAGGCGTGGCTCGGCTATCGCAAAAACAacagaccagcggagctgggggaaggcgaCTAATGTAGTTCGAAACAGGACACTTAGTCTAACTTTTGCTGGGCTACCTCCAGCTCGGCTGCTCTCTGGTGTTTGcaatagcagagccacgcataattttttttttccctgcgggAAAGAGGACAGCCGAAGCGAGCGTGCAGGCTTTTATCGGAGAGCAGTCACGTCCCACCACCTccgccgcgccgctccttctcccctgctaggctccacccaccctcgccgcgtcgctatccTGCACGATGCTATTTTTATGTAACACTCTTGCTTGGGCTACTTGGTTCATGCTGAAGGACAACGACCTTGTGGTGCTTCAGGCCGATAAGGAGGGCGGCTTTGCTGTTATGCCGACTGGTGTTTTTCGTGAGAAGGCCTTGgttccctattgcaaaaaccagcgtcttccagtgtgaaaccagcgcgctttttggcactgggtcgcactgggtaagctggcactcgctgggactcactggaacagcagtgagaacgctggataagagctgggtcacactggaagggacgctggttccactgccatgacgctggggcgcactggtttgtgctgtaaaGGCGCTGGtgctcgctgcagttcgctggttcgcactggaaactgcgctggttgtgtttgtgccgcgctggttccagtacgcaaggacgagcgctgctgaatattaaatgctttatacagtttcatcgcttgatactagtctcttgtcctaaataacgctatatcttggggttataaaaccctatttcgtgtcacagcttggaataaaggtgcgtgagctgccctgtttattcatgcacatttgaaactgaaaatcactctggtttttttttttcgttttcccttttgactgggcggatacctaaattcttgaacgaaaccacgtaaacgcagaggacgccgcgttttttagtagttcgcacgtaacgtatgactgggagctgtcgccgttgtcgcagtgttgagtggacatgaaatgcagaagtcgttcagacgcgcgcgaacgaaccccgagttcgaagcctatatctagctgatattatcgcaccgataacaaagctgaggtgattcgtgcgcttccactttccctattgtactaaaaaaaagttctgaggctcaaatacacacattttagctttagCCAGCTATatatacccgcgccgagatcggtccccaccgaatcTTAGGCATAGGGTATCCGCCGAGTCCatcctcacgctatcggcgcgtctaggctcaagAATCAAGAactctaacaaggataaatcactctatatttcagctttcgcatcggtgttcttaaataaacaattttttcctGTCTacagtgcaagcacaagaagcgatgaccacCGATGTGAcacgtcataaacacaggtatatgtgctatcgccgcaggctcccagcactagcctgcgcttctttgacgaagatatatgactagacaggcgtgttgactgaaacgcatcactgaactaaggaaacgttgcatatcctttgcgtgaagaacaagaaacggctatcgaaatcggcagtaacagcccatacaccgtcccgggtcggcggttcatttaggactttttttcgaagttaaaatagcaatcgcaagtgaaaatcattgttgtggcacttccaagcatgctgctgaatacggacagcaactttttctttctggcacaggcgtgagttttagttgctgggcaatagcgcatcaaccatgcctgtacgagacgtagctttgcgaaacaaactgcttctcggctttgacatggcaaattatccagCTATTTCCGTCTGCTGgcgggaagaagaagaagaagccgtgtGGAACGGCTGTGCTCGAAAATGCTCTCTGCTGGTAACAGCGTATCGGCCCCAGGCCGAGGATCGTCGACCCCGTTTTTGAACGAAGATGCAAGTTACAAAGTTGTCCTCCCGCGTCTACCAACCGGTAACGACGTTTTGAATTCTATCTTCCTTCATGCGGACTTGAGTGGCAGACCATACCGTGCTCCTGACTTCCGAGACGCTCTGCTTGAGGTAGTGAATACTTCAGATATTGTAGGTGTCGGACAGTATCAAATGAGCCATGTATGGATGGTTACTTGCGCTAGTAGTACGGCAAAACAAACTCTCGTCGCCTGTGGTGAGCTCCGTGTCAAAGGGCTGAAGTGCATGGTGATAGATCCGGAGACTAAAAACATCAAGCTTAAATTACTATGGCTTCCACCTCACCTTGAACCACGACGCGTTGAAGAGGCGTTCCAGAGCTATGGTCAGGTGAAATCGGTGGAGAGAGAAGTATGGAGGTCCACTGGTATGGAACAGTGGGTGACAACAAACCGGGAGGTTTCCTTGGTGCTCAAGGACACTATCACCGTAAGCTCAATACCGCACATTATGTCCATTTATGGACACCAGTGCCTCGTACTTATCCCCGGTAGGCCTCCGCTGTGCCTTCGTTGCAAGCGTGTGGGACACGTTCGTCGACAATGCAGAACACCGAGATGCTTACAGTGCCACCGATTTGGTCACTCAGCGGACGCCTGCGTGTCCACATACGCCAATAAGCTTCGTTCTGGGCAAAATAACGCAGACGAGCCACAACTGGACCATATCATGGATTCTACAGAGGTagtagatgccacaggagagacTACAGGTGGCATTAGGGACGAAGATCAGGAGTCCTTGAAACCAATGCCAAGCAGTCACAACAGCTCAAGTAATACTAGCGAGGCTACAGGCGAGGATGACTCAGTTTGCACACCTGGCCTAGCAAGCCTTACAGAAAAGCCCCCTGATgacaaggaagaagaggaagaggcgatggacataaGTCAGACAAGGAAACGTCCGGCACCACAAAACGACGAAGCAACAGCAAGTGCACTACAGGCGCCCGAGAAAGTGTCTCCTAGTGCTCAGCGACCTCCCTCTCCTGGTAATAATGTGCCGCGCCGGTTTTTCAGCGTAGTCAGGAGAGTGCCACAAAGAAGTCCAAAGGGAGCAAGACCACAGATTTACCTGTGGCCAAGGGCGATGAAACACAAAAGCTTTGGGTGAGCAAAATGGCTACCGCCTTCACCCTCCCCTTATGTGTAGCGACAATCAACGCACGTGGGCTGAGGAATATAAGACGCCAGCATCAGTTACTACACGTGCTTAGGCAGCATGAAGTTGATGTTGGTGCAGCGCAAGAGACAAAGATATTGTCTGCTGGTAATTTCAACCTTGCGCTGCAAACGTTTCAACCTGATTACGAGGTGTGTATTAGCCAAGCATGTGGTGCTTCCGCTGGATGCTTTTTGTTAATCAGAAAGCAGTTAAATCATTCTTCATTGTCGCTAGGTGTTGATGGGGAAGGCCGCCTTATATGCTGTGACCTCTCTTTTCATGGCCGTAATTGGCGGTTTAATTGCGTTTATGCTCCCTCAAAAGTCAGTGACAGGAGGGCTTCCTCTTACTTGCTCCGCTCCTAGACACTGACAGAGATTTGGTActgttgggagacttcaactgtgtttgtGATTCCAGAGATCACTCATACCTAACTAATCGTTATGATGCAAGTGCTACTTTTCTGCATCAGTTAACGGAGGATCACAATCTAATAGACGTGGGAGCCTACACACCTTCTTGGGTGCGGTTCACGCGCTTTCAAGGCGTCTCCCATGCTCGACTTGATCGTGTGTATGTTTCGACGAATCTCTGGTCTCACATTCACAACTACGCCGTGAAGCCTGTATTTTTCACCGACCACTGTTTGGAAGCTGTTTCATGGGGTCCTCGAAAATTTCGCAAGTTTGCTCCAAACTGGGCACTGTGGAAACTTGATACCCAACTTTTACGAGAGGAAAgttttgtaaacaaagtgaaagaattatggctagaaataacacaatgtcaacagcttccattgtttgctcaatgggaaatgttcaaaaatagagTGAAAATGAGGCGATTGCCATTTCTTGTGACCTGTCTCAAggaaaaaaagctgaaaagcatTACCTTCACGATCTACTGCACAAGCTTCACGCTTTCGAAAGCCAGGAACCAGGGTTGTATAGTGATGAAATAAATACAGTTCgcgcacaaatacagaaatatgagACGGAAGTGTACAAAGGAGCAATGGTGCGTTCACGCACAACTCGCTTCACAGAAGAGAAGCCCACAAAAAGGGCTCTCGGTGATGAAAAGCGATATGCGCTTTCCAAGCAAATATTGGAAATTGAGTCTGGTGGGTCTATATACAC
It includes:
- the LOC126523928 gene encoding uncharacterized protein, with protein sequence MLSAGNSVSAPGRGSSTPFLNEDASYKVVLPRLPTGNDVLNSIFLHADLSGRPYRAPDFRDALLEVVNTSDIVGVGQYQMSHVWMVTCASSTAKQTLVACGELRVKGLKCMVIDPETKNIKLKLLWLPPHLEPRRVEEAFQSYGQVKSVEREVWRSTGMEQWVTTNREVSLVLKDTITVSSIPHIMSIYGHQCLVLIPGRPPLCLRCKRVGHVRRQCRTPRCLQCHRFGHSADACVSTYANKLRSGQNNADEPQLDHIMDSTEVVDATGETTGGIRDEDQESLKPMPSSHNSSSNTSEATGEDDSVCTPGLASLTEKPPDDKEEEEEAMDISQTRKRPAPQNDEATASALQAPEKVSPSAQRPPSPGNNVPRRFFSVVRRVPQRSPKGARPQIYLWPRAMKHKSFG